The window TATCAATATCAAAAACAACAGCTTCGGTTTCACGGGCAAAGATATCCTCCACACCACCAAACCATGGAATTAAGGACCCTCCCCTTTCATACTCAGCTCTTGAAGAAATTTTAGGTGCAGGCTTTGTCTCACTGTCTGAAGTAAAATCGGATGTTTTCATAACTGTTAAATTGTTTGTTGCACTAGCTGCTACTTTTTCTGTTGGTTTACTGCTTGTCATCGCAGCACCGTCCCTTGATAAAGCATCATTGATAGCTTTATAAGTTTTTGGCCCTACAATGCCATCGGCTTTTAAGCCATATTTTTTCTGGAGCTTTAATACGGAACTTTGAGTCACTGATCCAAAGTAGCCAGTGCTCTTTAAATTAAAATATCCGGCCTGCCTCAGATTGTTCTGGAGTGTAGTAACTGCCGTTCCCTTTGAACCTTTTTGAAGATTTGATGATGCAGCTTGAACATTTACAGGATTTGCATAAATTCCTGCAGACAGTCCAATAGCCGCAATAGAACTGAACAACACCTTTTTGCTAATCATAAATTGTACCCCTCTCTTGTAGTTTACATAAAGCTTGAAATACACAATACTTTTTCTGTAAACTCACTGCCTACGAGGTTAGTTGACGGGTTAGGTAGAAGAGACACCCTTTACGCAAATACGTAATTTACCCCAAAAATTAGGTCCCCCGTTTCTTATATAAGATTTAAGAATTAGGCTATTTAATTTTAGCACTATCAGTTTACATAATAAAGGTGTAATTGGTGGGCAAAAAAGTGAACTATTGTTTATGAATAATATTTATTTTTCTGAGTGATGAAGGATTTTTATTATTTATATTGAATATACATAATTGATGATTATTTTCGATGACCGAATTCCTTTCATATTGCATTATATCTACAAATGAATAATTTCGGATAGCTTAATATATAGTACATCTTATAAGTCTGCTTATTTTAGGGCATAATATTTTACACTGGTGAAAGGGTGATCCTAATGAAAGCAATAATTATGGCTGGAGGAGAAGGCTCAAGGCTGCGTCCCCTTACTTGTGACTTGCCAAAACCCATGGTCAATGTTGCTAACAAGCCAATAATGGAGCATATAATAAACTTATTGAAACTGCATGGCATTACTGAAATAGGTATTACATTAATGTACTTGCCGCAAAAGATAAGGGATTACTTTGGAAATGGCTCCAGCTTTGGAGTTAATCTTCATTACTTTACCGAAGATACTCCATTAGGTACCGCCGGAAGTGTTAAAAACGCCGGTGATTTTCTTGATGAAACTTTTGTTGTTATAAGTGGAGACTCACTTACAAATATCAATCTCAAAAACGCCATAAATTTTCATTACTCAAAAAAATCCAAAGCCACCCTTATCCTCACAAAGGTTGACGTACCTCTTGAGTATGGTGTAGTACTGGCTGATAAGGAAGGACGTATAGAGGGCTTTTTAGAAAAGCCAAGCTGGGGAGAAGTTTTCAGCGATACCGTGAATACAGGTACATATATTTTAGAGCCAGATGTTTTAGATTATTTTCCTTTTGGCAAAAAGTTTGATTTTAGCCAGGATTTATTTCCAATGATGTTAAAAAAACATGACCCCCTTTATGGCTATGTGACTCATGACTACTGGTGCGACATAGGTGACCTTAATGCATATTTGCAGGCACATTATGATATTTTTCAAGGCAAAATAAATCTTCTCAATGATTATACCGAAATAAAAAAAGGCATTTGGGTTGGATCGGGTACCCTTATTGAGCCTAATGCAATGATCAGCGGCCCCTGTATAATAGGCAACAATTGCCGTATTTCCAACAGTGCCGCCATAGAAGATATGTGCGTTATAGGGGACAACAATGTAATCGAGGGTGAGACCTCAATAAAAAGAAGTGTAATTTGGGATAGCAATTATATAGAGTACGGTTCTCAAATAAGAGGCTCAATAATTTGTAACAAGGTTAACTTCAAGCACTATGTCTCAATATTTGAAAATGCTGTTATCGGGGATAAATGTATTGTAAATGAGAGGGCTATAATAAAGCCCGGAATAAAGATTTGGCCTCAAAAAACCATTGACCCCCTTGCAATTGTTGACAGAAACATGGTCTGGGGTTCTAAACACAATAAGTCCATCTTTGGTGAAAACGGTCTATCAGGTATTATAAATGTGGATATATCACCGGAGTTTGCTTCACGTCTAGGTGCTGCGTACGGCTCCATTTATAAAAAGGGTTCGAAGGTTGTTGTAAGCTCTACCACATCCAATTCAGCCAGGATGTTCAAGCATGCTTTTGCAGCCGGCATTTTGTCCGTTGGCGTGGAGGTATTCAACCTGAGCAGTCTCCTTACTCCCATATCCCGCCATGCCATTAATTTTCTGTCGGTAGAAGGCGGAATACATGTAAAACTCAGCAATGACAACCCAAACAAGCTGCGTGTGGATTTTATGGACTCCAAAGGAGCCAGCATAAGCAGAATTACTGAAAGAAAAATTGAGAACGCCTTTTTCAGGGAAGACTTCAGACGATGCTCCGGGGAAGAGATTAGCAGACTGAATAATATTACTGATTTTAAGAATTATTATGTACGCTCTATATTAAATGATGTCAATACTGATGCCATAAGGACTTTTCCTCAGAAGATATGCATAATCTCCCCTTCCGATTTTGTTATATCTCTTGTGGTCCCTATGCTTCAAGA is drawn from Pseudobacteroides sp. and contains these coding sequences:
- a CDS encoding peptidoglycan-binding domain-containing protein → MISKKVLFSSIAAIGLSAGIYANPVNVQAASSNLQKGSKGTAVTTLQNNLRQAGYFNLKSTGYFGSVTQSSVLKLQKKYGLKADGIVGPKTYKAINDALSRDGAAMTSSKPTEKVAASATNNLTVMKTSDFTSDSETKPAPKISSRAEYERGGSLIPWFGGVEDIFARETEAVVFDIDTGLSFKVLRSYGYNHADCEPLTKKDTDILKSIYGDQWSWNRRAVIVTIDGIKIPASMAGMPHAGLDSEPVNANVSYRSGGYGTGLNLDMVKNNGMDGHFDIHFYNSKTHGSNKVDANHQKMVSKAFQWLEGNF
- a CDS encoding mannose-1-phosphate guanyltransferase, producing the protein MKAIIMAGGEGSRLRPLTCDLPKPMVNVANKPIMEHIINLLKLHGITEIGITLMYLPQKIRDYFGNGSSFGVNLHYFTEDTPLGTAGSVKNAGDFLDETFVVISGDSLTNINLKNAINFHYSKKSKATLILTKVDVPLEYGVVLADKEGRIEGFLEKPSWGEVFSDTVNTGTYILEPDVLDYFPFGKKFDFSQDLFPMMLKKHDPLYGYVTHDYWCDIGDLNAYLQAHYDIFQGKINLLNDYTEIKKGIWVGSGTLIEPNAMISGPCIIGNNCRISNSAAIEDMCVIGDNNVIEGETSIKRSVIWDSNYIEYGSQIRGSIICNKVNFKHYVSIFENAVIGDKCIVNERAIIKPGIKIWPQKTIDPLAIVDRNMVWGSKHNKSIFGENGLSGIINVDISPEFASRLGAAYGSIYKKGSKVVVSSTTSNSARMFKHAFAAGILSVGVEVFNLSSLLTPISRHAINFLSVEGGIHVKLSNDNPNKLRVDFMDSKGASISRITERKIENAFFREDFRRCSGEEISRLNNITDFKNYYVRSILNDVNTDAIRTFPQKICIISPSDFVISLVVPMLQDIGCKVVSFSSSFNAKKRIIEEIEKTNADFAAFIDSNGETLSLIDKTGNVINDDLFLSLTSLIMFKNMANSKVVVPITAPSIIEAMAKKYNGNVLRTKTSPQAVMEQMLNHNLLKTRENMYQFLLNFDALAGLVKIIEYLCKNKTHLAQVIEEIPAFYVSKKKIFCPWELKGKVMRTLITEKNDEKVELLDGVKFIMESGWVLVLPDADMPLCRVYSEGDTPQIAESISEKYLDKIRTIINTR